Proteins from one Niallia circulans genomic window:
- the yidD gene encoding membrane protein insertion efficiency factor YidD, translating to MLSKLFILIIRFYQKAISPLTPPSCRFYPTCSSYGLEAIKKHGAWKGGFLTIRRISKCHPFHPGGIDPVPEEWPHKKDHSPN from the coding sequence ATGCTAAGCAAACTGTTCATCTTAATCATTCGTTTTTATCAAAAGGCAATTTCACCGTTAACCCCGCCTTCGTGCCGCTTCTATCCTACCTGTTCCTCCTATGGATTAGAGGCTATCAAAAAGCATGGCGCATGGAAGGGTGGTTTTTTAACAATTCGGCGCATTTCCAAATGCCATCCATTTCATCCAGGCGGAATCGATCCAGTCCCGGAAGAATGGCCGCATAAAAAGGATCATTCCCCTAATTAA
- a CDS encoding S-ribosylhomocysteine lyase codes for MPSVESFELDHNAVKAPYVRHCGVHKVGSDGVVNKYDIRFCQPNKQAMKPDVIHTLEHLLAFNLRAHVEKYDHFDIIDISPMGCQTGYYLVVSGEPTVEEIIDLLEDTMKTAVEITEIPAANETQCGQAKLHDLEGAKKLMQFWLKQSKEDLKQVFA; via the coding sequence ATGCCTTCAGTTGAAAGCTTTGAATTGGATCATAATGCCGTGAAAGCTCCTTATGTTAGACACTGTGGTGTCCACAAGGTAGGAAGTGACGGAGTTGTTAATAAATACGATATTCGTTTTTGCCAGCCAAATAAACAGGCAATGAAGCCTGATGTTATTCATACATTAGAGCATTTGCTTGCCTTTAATCTTCGAGCACATGTTGAAAAGTATGATCACTTTGATATTATTGATATTTCGCCAATGGGCTGCCAAACTGGCTACTATTTAGTTGTTAGTGGTGAACCGACAGTGGAAGAAATTATTGATTTGCTTGAAGATACAATGAAAACAGCAGTAGAAATCACAGAAATTCCTGCTGCAAATGAAACACAATGCGGTCAAGCAAAACTTCACGACTTAGAAGGTGCAAAAAAGCTAATGCAATTTTGGCTAAAACAAAGCAAGGAAGACTTGAAGCAAGTTTTCGCATAA